One window of Medicago truncatula cultivar Jemalong A17 chromosome 2, MtrunA17r5.0-ANR, whole genome shotgun sequence genomic DNA carries:
- the LOC25487135 gene encoding glucan endo-1,3-beta-glucosidase: MAKLPLLFFLLFLSLKSGGNMIMVNGQKTWCVAKPSSDQATLLSNLNYACSHVDCRVLQKGCPCSSPENLMNRASIAMNLYYRSKGTDHWNCDFRGSALVVVTDPSYGNCIYA; this comes from the exons ATGGCTAAACTACCTCTtctctttttccttcttttcttgTCTCTCAAATCAG GAGGGAATATGATCATGGTTAATGGGCAG AAAACTTGGTGTGTGGCAAAGCCTTCATCAGATCAAGCAACACTTTTGTCCAACCTCAATTATGCTTGCTCCCACGTTGATTGCAGAGTTCTTCAGAAAGGATGCCCCTGCTCTAGTCCTGAAAATCTCATGAACCGCGCTTCCATCGCCATGAATCTCTATTATCGATCTAAAGGAACGGACCACTGGAACTGCGATTTCAGAGGATCCGCTCTTGTTGTTGTGACCGATCCAA GTTATGGTAACTGCATTTATGCATAG
- the LOC25487136 gene encoding fatty-acid-binding protein 3, chloroplastic gives MFTTVAASTLPCFSSFTRFYIDKRISKPLNYVHSFSLFTPPSLHFASKRHPHFFPQAASSSSSSSSAAANAEYLEEPATNVKFQTSLSFPGCSDSLTLFGTGYREKVFAIIGVKVYASGLYLNQSIVNELNAWKGQSKDVIQGKSSLFKTIFQSPLEKLLQIVLVRDVDGKTFWDALSDAISPRIAKPTTADETALTTFRSVFQDRPLKKGTFIFLTWLNPTKLLVSVSSEGIPSTADATIESANVTYALFDVFLGDSPVSPSLKASVAQCLSKVLE, from the exons ATGTTCACAACTGTTGCAGCTTCAACACTGCCATGTTTTTCATCTTTTACAAGATTCTATATTGACAAAAGAATCTCAAAGCCATTAAACTATGTTCACTCTTTCTCACTATTCACACCCCCCTCTCTGCATTTCGCCTCTAAAAGACACCCCCATTTCTTTCCACAAGctgcttcatcttcatcttcatcttcatctgcTG CAGCAAATGCTGAATACCTTGAGGAACCAGCAACAAATGTGAAGTTTCAGACATCTTTAAGTTTCCCGGGTTGTTCAGACTCATTAACATTGTTTGGAACTG GATACAGAGAAAAAGTTTTTGCTATTATTGGCGTCAAGGTCTATGCTTCTGGACTGTATCTAAACCAGTCTATCGTAAATGAGTTGAATGCTTGGAAAGGGCAGTCGAAAGATGTTATTCAAGGGAAATCTTCCTTGTTCAAGACCATTTTCCAAT CTCCCCTTGAGAAATTATTGCAAATTGTTCTTGTAAGAGATGTTGATGGTAAAACTTTCTGGGATGCCTTAAGTGATGCCATATCACCAAGAATTGCAAAACCAACAACTGCGGATGAAACTGCTTTGACTACTTTCCGTAGCGTCTTTCAAGATCGCCCTCTTAAGAAAGgaactttcatttttttgacTTGGTTGAACCCTACCAAATTGCTT GTTTCTGTCTCATCAGAAGGGATTCCATCTACCGCGGATGCTACAATTGAATCTGCAAATGTGACTTATGCTCTTTTTGATGTATTCCTTGGAGACAGTCCTGTTTCTCCCTCCTTGAAAGCTTCAGTTGCTCAATGCTTGTCAAAAGTACTcgagtaa
- the LOC25487137 gene encoding receptor-like serine/threonine-protein kinase At1g78530, whose product MMKSLIIAVSITICFIAFVISKIFISILLYKRWRRKHMIYEEGYTGGKMVIFRSSILKSLTTDMVLKKTQKLNNKDIIGSGGYGVVYELKLDDSAAFAVKRLNRGTAERDKCFERELQAMADIKHRNVVALHGYYTAPHYNLLIYELMPNGSLDSFLHGRSMNKKILDWPTRQRIALGAARGISYLHHDCIPHIIHRDIKSSNILLDQNMEARVSDFGLATLMEPNKTHVSTIVAGTFGYLAPEYFDTGRATVKGDVYSFGVVLLELLTGKKPSDESFMEEGTKLVTWVKAVVQERKEELVLDSSLGSCCPMHEVNKVFNIAMMCLEPDPLNRPTMAEVVNLLEKTQTDRVVTTS is encoded by the exons ATGATGAAATCTCTGATTATAGCTGTTTCCATAACCATATGCTTCATTGCTTTTGTCATATCTAAGATTTTCATCTCAATACTCCTCTACAAAAGATGGAGAAGAAAGCATATGATCTATGAAGAAGGTTATACAG GAGGGAAGATGGTGATATTTAGGTCTTCAATCCTTAAATCTTTAACAACTGATATGGTGTTAAAGAAGACACAGAAACTGAACAACAAAGACATCATTGGTTCTGGTGGTTATGGTGTGGTTTACGAACTAAAACTTGACGATTCCGCGGCCTTTGCTGTGAAAAGGTTGAACCGCGGAACTGCTGAGAGAGATAAATGTTTCGAGAGAGAGTTGCAAGCAATGGCAGACATAAAACACCGCAATGTTGTGGCTCTTCATGGATATTACACTGCACCACACTACAATCTTCTCATATATGAGTTAATGCCTAATGGAAGTTTAGATTCCTTTTTGCATG GAAGATCAATGAACAAGAAGATTTTGGATTGGCCAACAAGACAAAGAATAGCTTTAGGTGCAGCTAGAGGAATATCATATCTTCACCATGATTGTATCCCTCACATTATCCACAGAGACATCAAGTCAAGTAATATATTGTTGGATCAAAATATGGAAGCCCGAGTTTCGGATTTCGGATTAGCCACATTGATGGAACCAAACAAAACTCATGTTTCAACAATTGTTGCTGGAACTTTTGGATACTTGGCTCCCG AATATTTCGATACAGGAAGAGCAACAGTCAAAGGGGATGTTTACAGTTTTGGAGTTGTGTTACTGGAGCTTTTAACTGGAAAGAAACCTAGTGATGAATCATTCATGGAAGAGGGAACCAAGCTTGTCACATGG GTGAAAGCTGTTGTTCAAGAGAGGAAGGAGGAGTTAGTTCTTGATAGTAGTTTAGGGTCATGTTGTCCAATGCATGAGGTCAACAAGGTGTTTAACATTGCAATGATGTGTCTTGAACCAGACCCTTTGAACAGACCAACCATGGCTGAGGTTGTCAACTTGCTCGAGAAAACACAGACAGATAGAGTTGTTACAACATCCTGA